The Spea bombifrons isolate aSpeBom1 chromosome 7, aSpeBom1.2.pri, whole genome shotgun sequence genomic interval GGGTGCCTTAACTAGCCTGCTCCCCCACCATGCGCGGCCCCCGCCGCCAGCCTGGGAATTCCTAGCAAGCACCGGAATGCGGCTGCGAAAGCCACCTTTGTACGTTTTGGGGAAAAGGTAGAAGAGGCCGCCCTCGCCCGCtgccccgcaacgctgcaggaccCTGAACAGCGGCCGGGGCAAACCCAAGAGGGCTCGGAGCCACAGCTTGCGGGCTCGCTTGGGCCAAGCCTTAAGCCACTGGCCCGCTGGCCTTCCCAGAGAGCCGGCTAACAGGAAGAGCGAGAGGAAGATGCCCGGGGAGGTGAACACCCCCACCGCGAtggccaggaccggcacgtagTATAACCTCAGCCGGTAGCTCAGGGCCAGCGCGGCCGCTGCCCCCCAGCTCTGTGCCAGCAGAACGAAGGAGGCAGAGCTGAATGCCAACACCCAGCGCAGCAGTATGTAGCCACACAACAGGCTGGCCCCTAGGGTCTCCAGAGCCACCAGAGCAGAGTCCAAGAGAGGCCCTGGCCTCCACAGGGTGAGCAAGGCCACCAGCAGCGGCAGCAGAGACCAAGGGCAGGAAGGGCGGGCGGCCGCCAGCAGCGTGAGCGCAGCACAAAGCCCATGGCTAGCTAGGGAAGAGGGCAGCGGCGCGGCTGGTGGCCGCGGAGGGGTATCCGGCTCTGCTGCCCACTCTGAACTCAACTCAAAGTAGGGCACGTCGGCGTCTGGGCAGCCGTCAGCCTCCGTGCGCTCCGAGGGGGCCAAGCCTGCCGGCTCCTCCTCACCCTCAGAGCTGCACAGGCTGAAGctgtctccctgcccccccTCATCCTCCTCATCATCCTCCCCAGGCCTTACTTTGAGGCTCTTGGGCTGCTGCCGGACCTCGGCGGCGTNNNNNNNNNNNNNAGAGAGGTGtaggtgtgagagagagagagagtgtaggtgagagagagagagagtgtaggtgagagagagagagagagtgtaggtgagagagagagagagagagtgtaggtgagagagagagagagagagtgtaggtgagagagagagagagagagtgtaggtgagagagagagagagtgtaggtgagagagagagagtgtaggtgagagagagagagagagtgtaggtgagagagagagagagagtgtaggtgagagagagagagagtgtaggtgagagagagagagagtgtaggtgagagagagagagagtgtaggtgagagagagagagagtgtaggtgagagagagagagagtgtaggtgagagagagagagtgtaggtgagagagagagagtgtaggtgagagagagagtgtaggtgagagagagagagtaggtgagagagagagtaggtgagagagagagagtaggtgagagagagagtaggtgagagagagagagtaggtgagagagagagagagtgaggtgagagagagagagtaggtgagagagagagtaggTGAgagtaaagagagagagagagtgtaggtgagagagagagagagagtgtaggtgagagagagagagagagtgtaggtgagagagagagagagagtgtaggtgagagagagagagtgcaggtgagagagagagagtgcaggTGAGAGAGAGGAGTAGGTGagagtagagagagagataagacAGATGAATAAAGTGATGAAGCGGCAGGACTCTTACCGGTGGATCatgttgtgtgtgtggaggTAGGCCAGGCCTTGCAGTGCACCATGGGTAATAGCAGCAATCTCCACCTCCTGCAGGGGTTTCTTGTGCACTGAGGAGAGGAAacatcttttaaccctttactgcGAGCAGTGGGGCAATTCACCTTTTGATTGGGGCGATTGGGTTATGGAAGtatggctggggggggggtcagggggTAAAACTCACCCTCCAGGAGGTCGGAGGCAGATCCCAGGCAATACTCCATCACCAGCTGAGGGCGTCCGGAGGATCCAGCAGGGAGAGGAGACAAGAGAAAGGATCAGCCGGGACGGTCAGCTGCCCCTCTGACACATTGCTGCCCTCCCCGGGGTAGAAGCGAGTAGCTGACGGCAGCGCCATGAAGAAGAGGGGGCGGTAAGCAGCGACGGGGCAGCCTGCAGGGGACTATTGTGTGCTCCGCTCCAACCTCCCACGCAGACGCGCACGCACACCGCAGCGGCTATGAATGCAGGCAAACATAACACGCGGCTACATATAACACGCGGCTACATATAACACGCGGCTACATATAACACGCGGGCTACATATAACACGCGGCTACATATAACACGCGGCTACATATAACACGCGGCTACATATAACACGCGGCTACATATAACACGCGGCTACCAGGAGCCAGCTGCAAGGATATCTCCCGCTACGTATGGACCTACAGCTCCCAGAAACCTCAGCCAGCCGACAGCCGCATACTCCTGGCAGAGACAAGCTAAACGCCGGTTTTCCTATTCTACAGGACcggggagaaaaaataaaactcacAGCGTACTCACCAAGGCGGTGCGCTCGCGCAGGCAGCGTACTCACCCAGGCGGTGTGCTCGCGCAGGCAGCGTACTCACCCAGGCGGTGTGCTCGCGCAGGCAGCGTACTCACCCAGGCGGTGTGCTCGCGCAGGCAGCGTACTCACCCAGGCGGTGTGCTCGCGCAGGCAGCGTACTCACCCAGGCGGTGTGCTCGCGCAGGCAGTGTACTCACCCAGGCGGTGTGCTCGCGCAGGTAGCATCCTTTGTACTCTATGGTGTTCGGGTGCCGGAGCTTCTGCAGGAACTTCACCTCCTTTATGATATCCTgccatttctgggggcagaagAGTCAGAtgagaagacgaccccccccagcGGAGAGAAAAGAAACCCCTATATACCCCGCTGGAGGCGGTACACGTAAGAGCGGGGGGGGCCACACACCCCGCACTACACGCATCCTCAGCATGTTCCCCTAGACGTGTTACCGGAAGGGGGGCTCACCTCGTTGGATTGTTTGCCGCTGTACGACATCTTCTTAATGGCAACAACTTCATTGTTACGGATATCCCGGGCCTGGGGAGGAAGAAGCGTATGATACAAAATGATACCAATTATATGGGGGGGGCTGTAGGGGCAATTAGCGCCAGCAGTTATCACTCACGAAGTAGACCGCCCCGAAGCTGCCGTGGCCGATCTCTCGCAGGTCAGCAAACAGCTTCTCGGGGTCATCCTTGAAGAATAATTCTGCCACCTCCGGGTCCTTCAGGCTGCCGGCCCGTGCGTTGGACGGCATGACGAGGGCCACGGGGAGGCTTCCACGGGACAGCGCCACCTCTCCCCACTGAGGAGGGACCCGTCAAGCCTGAAACACAGAAGAgatatttaaagtaaaataaaaaaatatatgaaaaggggaagaaaaaaatagcaagaCCACGTCGGGGAGAGGGGGGGCGCAGACCACGCCGGGGATagaagggaaagggggggagagcAGACCACGTCGAGGATAGAAGGGAAAGGGGGGGGAGAGCAGACCACGTCAAGGATAGAAGGGAAAGGGGGGGGAGGCAGACCACATCGAGGATAGAAGGGAAAGGGAGGCGGGAGAGGCAGACCACGCCAAGGATAGAAGGGAAAGGGGGAAGAGAGCAGACCACGCTGGGGACAGGAAGGAAAGGGGAGGAGAGGCAGACCACGTCGAGGATagaagggaaagggggggagaggcAGACCACGCAGAGGAAAGACGGGATAGGGGGGAGAGAGCAGACCACGTCGAGGATAGAAGGGAAAGGGGGGGGCAGACCACGTCAAGGATAGAAGGGAaaggggggggagaggcagACCACATCGAGGATagaagggaaagggggggagaggcAGACCACGTCGAGGATAGAAGGGAAAGGGAGGCGGGAGAGGCAGACCACGCCAAGGATAGAAGGGAAAGGGGGAAGAGAGCAGACCACGCCGGGGACAGGAAGGAAAGGGGAGGAGAGGCAGACCACGTCGAGGATagaagggaaagggggggagaggcAGACCACGCAGAGGAAagaagggaaagggggggagaggcAGACCACGCAGAGGAAAGACGGGATAGGGGGGAGAGAGCAGACCACGTCGAGGATAGaaggggaagggggggagaggcagACCACGTCGAGGATAGAAGGGAAAGGGGGGGGCAGACCACGTCGAGGATAGAAGGGAAAGGGGGGGGCAGACCACGTCAAGGATagaagggaaagggggggagaggcAGACCACGCCGAGGAAAGACGGGAAAGGGGAGGAGTGGCAGACCACGTCGAGGAAAGACGGGAAAGGGGGGAGAGGCAGACCACGTCGAGGAAAGACGGGAAAGGGGGGAGAGGCAGACCACGTCAAGGATAgaagggaaagggggggggaggcagaCCACGCCAAGGATAGAAGGGAAAGGGGGAAGAGAGCAGACCATGCCAGGGACAGAAAGGAAAGGGGAGGAGAGGCAGACCACATCGAGGATAGAAGGGAaaggggggggagaggcagACCACGTCGAGGATAGAAggggaaagggggggagaggcAGACCACGTCGAGGATAGAAGGGGAaaggggggggagaggcagACCACGCCGGGGACAGAAAGGAAAGGGGAGGAGAGGCAGACCACGTCGAGGATagaagggaaagggggggagaggcAGACCACGCCGGGGACAGAAAGGAAAGGGGAGGAGAGGCAGACCACGCCAAGGATAGAAGGgaaaggggggggagagagcaGACCACGCAGAGGATAGAAGGaaaaggggggggagagagcaGACCACGCAGAGGATAAAGGAAAAGGGGGAAGAGGCAGACCACGGCGGGGGAAGACTAGGGGTAATGGAGAGGAGAATCTTCTACACGAACGTGAAAGGCGGCGAATACCAGCGGTAAGTTGTGGGAAGATGGCGGACGCAGCCACAGATTGGTGACATAATACAGAAGTGATTGCCGCGCTATACATGGAAGACAGCGCTCCATTAACTCCTTCCATGCCAGAGATCACAGCGCCTGTCCATCTTCCTGCCCGGGATAGGTACAGCATCGCTAGATTAACACCTTCCTGTCCAGACAGCCTCAAGACACTGCCTGGTTAATCCCCCTCGTGCCAAAAACCAGCCAAGCATTGCCCGTTAACCCTCCTCTGGCCAGACGGAGCCGCAGACCGTTTGGCTCACTTAACCCCTCTGTTGCTGGATGGAGAACCAGTTTTGTGGAGGAGATGCAGACTGATCTAAATGCTGTGTCTCCGCCTCCTCTGCTGACACCCATAGTTACAGCTCTGTCATTGGTTCCAAACCAAAGGGGCAGGAAGGAAAACCAAGCAAAGCAATCCTGCCCCCAGTACCACCTACCAGTGCGCAACATACCTGGCACGGACCCCCGCAATGCCCTCTAATGCACCTCCAGCCTCGGACACGGCCCCTAAATTCCCTGTTCCAAATGGGTGCAGAGGTAACCGTCACACCTGTCAGTACCTGCCTCCCATCACACCTGCCATCAAGGCTGGGAAACcacagccctccagctgctggacTGCAACCCCCAGGACAGCCagccaaagaaaaacaaacccgTCCTCAAGAGCCGCGGAGAGGCCCACGCACTTTACTGTGTGGGTCTCCTGGCAGCTGGGCGACCTGTCCATGCGCGGCCCCCAGAAAGCAGGGCCGTTTAATGCACCTGGAAGGAATGATAAACATCAGCCGGAGAACCCACCTGCCAAGGCTTATCTGCCCCATTCAGACAGGATAGCAGGGCACCAACGTTACCGTAACGTAACCTTAACGGGGGGGTCCCGCGGGAAAAATATCTacggtaaccccccccccacacacacacacacacagtatacagtGAAGCCGGTATTagtgtcagtcatgtgatatcccggctcaaaccccacactgaggcgatg includes:
- the TAOK2 gene encoding serine/threonine-protein kinase TAO2, with protein sequence MPSNARAGSLKDPEVAELFFKDDPEKLFADLREIGHGSFGAVYFARDIRNNEVVAIKKMSYSGKQSNEKWQDIIKEVKFLQKLRHPNTIEYKGCYLREHTAWLVMEYCLGSASDLLEVHKKPLQEVEIAAITHGALQGLAYLHTHNMIHRPGEDDEEDEGGQGDSFSLCSSEGEEEPAGLAPSERTEADGCPDADVPYFELSSEWAAEPDTPPRPPAAPLPSSLASHGLCAALTLLAAARPSCPWSLLPLLVALLTLWRPGPLLDSALVALETLGASLLCGYILLRWVLAFSSASFVLLAQSWGAAAALALSYRLRLYYVPVLAIAVGVFTSPGIFLSLFLLAGSLGRPAGQWLKAWPKRARKLWLRALLGLPRPLFRVLQRCGAAGEGGLFYLFPKTYKGGFRSRIPVLARNSQAGGGGRAWWGSRLVKAPSRLARRLNGALTRGVRRLCGVLPPVALIYLERLKLLRAEKPSRIPRLMTREQRMREALERRAQRGAPSRATARHGTARRSNPPVPWRFYPLAPALFFLPIPQSKELQIKRQFQDTCKIQTRQYKALRNHLLETTPKSEHKSILKRLKDEQTRKLAILAEQYDHSINEMLSTQALRLDETQEAEYQELRIQLQKELELLNAYQSKIKIHTEAQHEREIKELEQRVSIRRALLEQRIEEEMLSLQSERSERIRSLLERQAREIEAFDSESMRLGFSNMALSGIPAEAFNQGYPAPPPGWPSRPVPRSGSHWSHGVQNTGAPQLWRQPTLLAPPSSSWSLHPPGSSAMPSSSSSSSSSASPSSSSSGRAGLLLLRNSPQPLRRGASGGPAEAGLSRSTSVTSQLSNGSHLSYS